Below is a window of Helicobacter sp. MIT 05-5293 DNA.
AGCATCAATCGCATCATATTTTTTAGGCAAAGGGCAAGATCATCGTGCAAGGCTGATGTTTAGCTCGGTCTTTTATTTTGCAACAAGTAGCAGTGTGATTATCGGTGGAATCCTGTTTGTCTTTGTCGAAGATGTGGCTTTAGCATTGGGTGCAAGTGAATCTACCTTGCCTCTCGTGGTTGTGTATTTGCGTGTGATTTTTAGTGGGGCGGTGATCATGGTGCTCCACCCTTTGCTTGATGTGTTTGTGATTAATGATAGACGTCCGATTCTCGCAATGGTAGCGATGATCATCGGATCGGTATCAAATATCATTTTGAATTATTTATTTTTGTTTGTTTTTGAAATGGGTATTTCTGGCTCGGCTCTTGCCACGGTTTTGGGGCATATGTTTGGAATGTGTATTTTGCTTAGTCATTTTGTGATGAAATCCGGCAAAGTGTATCTCGTCAAACGATTTTCGTTTAATGCTGTTCTTGCTTCTGCAAAAAATGGTATCCCTCAAAGCATTTCAGAGTTGAGTGTGGCATTTGTAATGATTGTATTTAATCACACCTTAAAGGGGCTTGCTGATACTGAAGAGCTTAAGGTGAGCTATTTGGCGATGTATAGTATTATTATGTATGTGGGTGTGGTTTGTTTTACAATTTTGCTTTCTTGTGCGCAAGGAGTTCAGCCAATCGCAAGTTTTAATTATGGTGCGAAACAAAACAATCGCGTGCGACATATTTATCTTTTTGGCGTGGGGTTTGCTACGATAATAGGTATAGTGGTTTATGTGTTGTTTATGAGTGTGGATACGCATTTGGTAAAGTTGTTTTTAAAACAAGGACAAGAGGGTATCTTAGAATCTACACTTGATGCGATGAGTGTTTATTTTGTGGGCTATATTTTGTTGGGATTTAACATCGTGAGTGCAATATTTTTTCAATCCATTCAACGCCCTAGAAGCTCTTTTATTATCACGATTTCTTATAATCTGATATTTGTTTGTATTTTGCTTTATGTGCTAAGCCATTTTTATGGATTGAGGGGTGTGTGGCTCGCCTATCCGCTTTCTTTGGTGTGTTCAAGTTTGGTAGCACTTGGCGTGGTGATTTATGAATATCGCTTTGGTGCACTTGCTAAAGGAAAACACAGCTGATGATTATGCGGGATTTTATAAATTCTATCAAGATTAGTGTTTTTTGGTTTTGCCCATGAGGTGCGCAATTGATCCAGCATAAATAATATTTTCAGTAGGGATAGAGGTATTGTTAAGAAATTCACACACACCTTCTTCATTAGTTTTGATTTGAGCATTGATTTCATCTTCTTGATACGCATAGTGCATATTTGCGCTGATTACTCCCTCAAGGTTTTCCAAACAACGATTGATAGCGATTTCTTCTTCTGTATTGGGGGCTTCAATCACGACAATAAGATGATGGGTGGATTTGTCTTCAAGGTAAATTTCACACCCTTGTATTTCATTGATAATATTTTTGACAGATTCAAAGTGATTTTCGTGCGTTTTAACGACAATGCTTGATATATTCATTATTTATCCTTTGTGAGATGAGGTTTGAGATGCCAAATGATAAGCTGTTGATTATCGCTCCCTGAAATAAGCGTGTATTCGTCAATAAAAACAAGCGTATTGATAAGGGAAGTCGAGCCTTTTAGTGTCAGAATCTCCGCTAGATTCTCTAAATCCACAATCCCGATGTCATTTTGTTCATTCTTGCTGTATGCGCCTAATGTGGCATTTGGGGAAATGCCTACTGCATAAATAAGAAAATCACTCTTGATTGCTTGAGCATTTTGAAGACTAAAATGCGGTGTAGGCTTAAAGGTATAAATTGCCATTTGCCGATCTTGTCCTGCAGTGAGAATCTTATCACGGGCAGAAGCAATTTGGTAGTTGTTGTCTTTGTTGATAGAATCAATCCTTGAAAGTGTGTTGCCATTTTTGACATCAAGCACATTAACGACACCAGATTCATCGGTGCTAAAAATAAACGATTCATTAAGGGACATATCCGAAAATCCTGCTGTGCTAGGGTGAGACAGATATAAAAAACTTTGCGTAGAGAGGTCAAATACTCCGATTTCGTTACTCAAAAAACCTACAAGTAGATGTTTGGCATCTAAAGCAAGAATCTTTTTGGGAGATAGAGGTGTTTCATAAATGATTGAAGGCAGAATCTCCTCTGCAAGATTGATATACACAATCGATTTTTTGCCTTTGGAGGATTCACTAAGGACGAAAAGATTTTGACCATCAAAGGTGGTAATATGAAAAACTTGAGGAGCTCTTTCATCGCCAAAATAATCTTTAATCATTGGAAGCGTGATTGTGCGAATCTTTCGTGCTTTGTGAGAAATATCTAGCTCAAAAATTTCAATATGACCGGTGGCATTACCCACAAAAAAGCGATTTTTAAATACGCTAATATGAGTAATAATGCCCTCTATAGGGATATTTTGTTGCTCTGTGGAAGACAAAATATAAGATTTTGCCCACAGAGGCAGTATTAAGAATAAACAAAGAGCAATTGCTCTCACTTCACGCCCTCATTGAGAATATCAAGAAGATTTGATTGGCTTTTGCTTGATTGATCTCTAAAGTCAGGTGTAAAAGTATTGGTAATGAGTGGGAGTGCATTAGTCTGTGGAGTATGACAAAGCACACAATTAAATCGTGCATTTGCAACTTCGCCAAGTGATTTGTTGAGACGCAAATCATAAGTGTGTGAGCTAGGAACGGCAATCGCACCGACATCGGCTGCAATCGCAGGATCATGACAAGCAAGACACTGATTATCGTCTTTTGTGATAGGCAGCATTCCCTCTACGCTGTGTGAAATCATCGGAGGAGCATTTTCAAATGAGCGTTCAATGCGCTCACTTTCGCCAGCAGCTGAAGAAATATACTCATAGTCAAGCAATTTGACATCTTTTTCATCTTGGAGGTCGACTTTTCTAAGTCCTATGTCGCTATCACGCACACTTTCGGATTGGCTTTGAGTGTTAGAATCTGAACACGCAAATAAAACAAACCCTAGAGAAACTATTAAAATACCTTTCAACCATCTTTTCATTTTGACTCCTTTTTTAAAAAGTTATAAATTCCAAAATTCAGTGCATCATCATTGCACGCCTCAATACATCTTCCACAACGAATACAAGCCATAGACATAAGCGCACCACTTTGTTTGCTAATAGGTTTTAGCACTTCTGGTTCGGGACAAACTCGCACACATTCCATACATTTTGTGCAACGCGAATGTGTGTGTTTGACGCGCAAAAGGGCAAACTTCCCGATTAAAGCATACATTGCGCCAAGCGGACAAATATGCCCACAAAAACCATTTTTAAGCAGCAGTAAATCAAACAAAAATATTGCTAAAAGCGCAAATATGCCAAAGCCCATACCAAAAACAATACCACGATGAGCCATTGAAATAGGGCTAAGAATCTCAAATGCACCCACTCCAAAGATAAAGCTTAGGACAAGCACTAGAGCGAGAATCACAAAGCGTGTATAGCGAGAGAGAAAAAACTTGCGTTGCGCGGTGTTTAATCCGAGTTTAGCGCGTAAAAAATGAGCTAAATCCGTGATGAGATTAATAGGACACACAAAGGCACAATAAGCTCTTCCTAAAAATACACCATAAATGATGATTACAAGCAAAGCTCCTAAAACAATATCAAAAGCCAAACCACCTCCAGCAAGAAAGATTTGCATCACACTCAAAGGATCACTTAGGCTAAAAGCTCCACCAAACCAACGAGAATGGCTAAGATTGCCTTGTGCAAACCAGCTTGTAAAACTTGCTTCCTTTGCTACAACAGAGCTAGAATCACCGATTAAATGCTCAATATTACCGCTAAATACACCCACAGAATCCATATTTTGGACATTTTTAATCGTAGCAATAGAATAATTACCCAGAATAAAAATGGCTAAAATGGCACATTGTGTGAATCTTCGCACGATTAAGTATTTGTATTTGGATAGTTTAGATAGCTTCATCACAAATCTCCCAAAGAGCTATTGAGATAATCTAAGCTTTGCAAAGGTGTATCATTGGATTTTTTAGGTGCATCTTTTTTGATGTCAAACAAACGATTTTCATCGGTTTTGTCCCAACCTTTAATATAATTTGTCCCCATTTTGCCAAGAGCGACATTGCGAGGAAATACAATAATCGTTGGTAATTCTGTTACGCAAGCTTTTTCGCACATACCACAACCCGTGCAATAATCGCTATCCACGACAGGAAGCAAGAATCCATGCTTACCTGTGCGTTCATTGCGTTTATATTCTAGCTTGATGGCTTGATCTATCAAGGGACACGCACGATAGCACGCATCACATTGAATCCCTGCATACGCTACGCAATGTTTAGAATCTACGATTGCTACGCCCATTGTCGCATTATTGATATTCGCCTCTGTATAGGTTTGCTCTTCTATTTGGGCTTTTTTAGGGCGAAATAAACGCTCTAAAGAAAGTGCTTGTGTCGGGCAAATGCTTGCACAGGGAATTTCTTTACACATATAGCAAGGCACTTTGCGCGCTTCAAAAAAGGGCGTGCCTATGACAGCAGGATCGCTAGGAGTAGCGAGTTTAAGTGTATAGAACGGACAAGCTTCTACGCAAAGCCCACATTTGATACAGCTTGCGACAAATTCTTCATCGTTTTTGCTTGCACCCGGCGGACGCAAAATCATACCATTACCTGCTTTAGCGACATTGATATAAGCTCCCCAAATCAATGCACCAAATAAGGCAAAACCAGCATTTTGCCCTATCTTGACAAGTGCTTCGCGTCTTTGAGGGTTAAATTGGTTAGGAGTTTTGTTTGACACATTTTTCCCTTTTTAACTATGCTTTATAAACTTTAACTGCACATTTTTTGAAGTCAGTTTGCTTTGAAATCGGACAAGTCGCATCAAGGCAAACTTTATTGATAAATACATTTTCATCAAACCAAGGCACATAAATAAGCCCTTTTGGAGGACGATTGCGCCCACGCAAGTCAAGCTTTGCTTTCACTTTGCCTCGTCTGGATTCTATCCATACGGCTTGATTTTGCTCAAAGTTATATGCTTTAGCATCTTCTGGGTGCATATAGCAGAGTGCTTCAGGCACAGCGCGATAAAGTTCAGGCACACGCATTGTCATTGTGCCGCTATGCCAATGTTCCAAAACTCTTCCTGTGCAAAGCCATAATGGGTATTGTTTATCAGGCATTTCGCAAGGGTCCATATAAGGGCGTAAGAAAATCTTTGCTTTGTTGTCAATACTCATTTTTTCTTCGCTTGGAGCGTTCAAAGATCCAGCAGGCATACTTTTGCCTTGATTCCCATAGAAAGCGAAAGCCTTGCCATTGCCAAGTTTTTGAGCGTAGAAATCATATTTTGCATTGAATCTCCATTGTGTTTCTTTACCATTGACTACAGGCCAACGCAAACCTCTTACGCGGTGATAAGTATCAAAATCAGCCAAATCGTGCGCGTGTCCTACGCCAAATTTACGATATTCTTCCCAAAGATATTTATGGACAAAGAATCCATAGCCTTTGAATGGTTGTCCATTTTCACCCTCGACATTACGATAATCTCCAAATACTTCGGTGTTGAATTGGTTTTTAAGCATCGCATCATCACTACCAAAAGCTTTTGCGCTTTGGTTTGCAAATAAAACATCAAAAAGTGTATCGTCTTCTTTGTAGCCCATAGCTTTAGCAGATTCTAAAACAGGTTTAAGATCAAGTTCGGGATATTCTTTATTCCATACCTCACTTAGTTTGAAACGTTTGGAGAATTCCATCATTTGCCAAATATCCGTCATTGCTTCGCCCGGAGCGACAACTTGCTGTTTCCAATGTTGTGTTCTTCGCTCGGCATTGCCATAAGCTCCCCATTTTTCATAAATCATTGCAGTAGGCAAAATCAAATCCGCGACTTTAGCACTCACACCCGGATAACACTCGCTTACCACGATAAAATTATCCAACTCTCTTGCTGCAGCAATCCAATGATTTGCATTAGCAGTATTTTGCCATGGATTATTGACATGCACCCATGCCCATTTCACTTTAGAATCTTCTAAGTCTCGCATAATTTTTAGGAAAGGCGCACCGATTTTACCATTGAGTGTGCCAGCGGGTAGATTCCATATCGTTTCTGTAATCTCTCGGTGTTTGGGATTTGCCACAAGCATATCGGCAGGAAGTCTGTGTGCAAATGTCCCGACTTCTCTTGCTGTCCCGCACGCGCTTGGTTGTCCTGTGAGCGAAAATGCTCCATTACCGGGTTGAGCTTGTTTGCCTAAAAGCATATGCACCATATAGCTTTGCTCATTGACCCATGTCCCTCTTTGATGCTGATTCATACCCATTGTCCAGAAGCTTACAATTTTGCGATTTTTGTCAATATAATAATCAGCAAGGGCTTGAAGTTTTTGTTTGAAAGATTCTATACTTTCATCGGGATTGCCTTTGGCAAGATTAGCTACAAAATCAAGTGTGTAGGGTTCTAAACCTTTTTTGAAGTCTTCAAAACTGATGCCCCAATGGTTGCCAGCTGCTCCAGCTTTGTCCATTTTCATCATATCACCGCTTTTGATGCCAAGATATTGCAAGGTGATACCCTCATCATCACTGACTTTTTTTTCAACTTCTTTAGCGACAATTTCTTTTTCTTCAGGCTTGAATTTAGGGTGGTTAGGATTATTTCGCAT
It encodes the following:
- a CDS encoding MATE family efflux transporter, with amino-acid sequence MSGMNAQKVDLGKDSIYRLFFYFFIPNLCAMLALSTYSTVDGIFVGKKLGEDALAAIGLCWPVFPAIIAFELLFGLGAASIASYFLGKGQDHRARLMFSSVFYFATSSSVIIGGILFVFVEDVALALGASESTLPLVVVYLRVIFSGAVIMVLHPLLDVFVINDRRPILAMVAMIIGSVSNIILNYLFLFVFEMGISGSALATVLGHMFGMCILLSHFVMKSGKVYLVKRFSFNAVLASAKNGIPQSISELSVAFVMIVFNHTLKGLADTEELKVSYLAMYSIIMYVGVVCFTILLSCAQGVQPIASFNYGAKQNNRVRHIYLFGVGFATIIGIVVYVLFMSVDTHLVKLFLKQGQEGILESTLDAMSVYFVGYILLGFNIVSAIFFQSIQRPRSSFIITISYNLIFVCILLYVLSHFYGLRGVWLAYPLSLVCSSLVALGVVIYEYRFGALAKGKHS
- a CDS encoding chaperone NapD, which gives rise to MNISSIVVKTHENHFESVKNIINEIQGCEIYLEDKSTHHLIVVIEAPNTEEEIAINRCLENLEGVISANMHYAYQEDEINAQIKTNEEGVCEFLNNTSIPTENIIYAGSIAHLMGKTKKH
- a CDS encoding nitrate reductase; the protein is MRAIALCLFLILPLWAKSYILSSTEQQNIPIEGIITHISVFKNRFFVGNATGHIEIFELDISHKARKIRTITLPMIKDYFGDERAPQVFHITTFDGQNLFVLSESSKGKKSIVYINLAEEILPSIIYETPLSPKKILALDAKHLLVGFLSNEIGVFDLSTQSFLYLSHPSTAGFSDMSLNESFIFSTDESGVVNVLDVKNGNTLSRIDSINKDNNYQIASARDKILTAGQDRQMAIYTFKPTPHFSLQNAQAIKSDFLIYAVGISPNATLGAYSKNEQNDIGIVDLENLAEILTLKGSTSLINTLVFIDEYTLISGSDNQQLIIWHLKPHLTKDK
- a CDS encoding nitrate reductase cytochrome c-type subunit gives rise to the protein MKRWLKGILIVSLGFVLFACSDSNTQSQSESVRDSDIGLRKVDLQDEKDVKLLDYEYISSAAGESERIERSFENAPPMISHSVEGMLPITKDDNQCLACHDPAIAADVGAIAVPSSHTYDLRLNKSLGEVANARFNCVLCHTPQTNALPLITNTFTPDFRDQSSKSQSNLLDILNEGVK
- the napH gene encoding quinol dehydrogenase ferredoxin subunit NapH translates to MKLSKLSKYKYLIVRRFTQCAILAIFILGNYSIATIKNVQNMDSVGVFSGNIEHLIGDSSSVVAKEASFTSWFAQGNLSHSRWFGGAFSLSDPLSVMQIFLAGGGLAFDIVLGALLVIIIYGVFLGRAYCAFVCPINLITDLAHFLRAKLGLNTAQRKFFLSRYTRFVILALVLVLSFIFGVGAFEILSPISMAHRGIVFGMGFGIFALLAIFLFDLLLLKNGFCGHICPLGAMYALIGKFALLRVKHTHSRCTKCMECVRVCPEPEVLKPISKQSGALMSMACIRCGRCIEACNDDALNFGIYNFLKKESK
- the napG gene encoding ferredoxin-type protein NapG — translated: MSNKTPNQFNPQRREALVKIGQNAGFALFGALIWGAYINVAKAGNGMILRPPGASKNDEEFVASCIKCGLCVEACPFYTLKLATPSDPAVIGTPFFEARKVPCYMCKEIPCASICPTQALSLERLFRPKKAQIEEQTYTEANINNATMGVAIVDSKHCVAYAGIQCDACYRACPLIDQAIKLEYKRNERTGKHGFLLPVVDSDYCTGCGMCEKACVTELPTIIVFPRNVALGKMGTNYIKGWDKTDENRLFDIKKDAPKKSNDTPLQSLDYLNSSLGDL
- the napA gene encoding nitrate reductase catalytic subunit NapA, producing MTIKMEGKEPTLSRREFLKSAAAASAAASVGLSIPSMMSAQAQDAQKQWKWDKSVCRFCGTGCGIMIATQKDANGQSKIVAIKGDPEAPVNRGLNCIKGYFCAKIMYGADRLTKPLLRVNSQGEFDKKGKFAPVSWKRAFDEMEKHFKKAYNELGPTGIGVFGSGQYTVQEGYAAVKLIKGGFRSNNIDPNARHCMASAVVAFIETFGIDEPAGCYDDIELTDTIVTWGANMAEMHPVLWSRVTDRKLSNNNVKIINLSTYTNRTSDLADIEIIFKPHTDLAIWNYIAREIIKRNAVDTKFVQDNCVFSTGFVNIGYGMRNNPNHPKFKPEEKEIVAKEVEKKVSDDEGITLQYLGIKSGDMMKMDKAGAAGNHWGISFEDFKKGLEPYTLDFVANLAKGNPDESIESFKQKLQALADYYIDKNRKIVSFWTMGMNQHQRGTWVNEQSYMVHMLLGKQAQPGNGAFSLTGQPSACGTAREVGTFAHRLPADMLVANPKHREITETIWNLPAGTLNGKIGAPFLKIMRDLEDSKVKWAWVHVNNPWQNTANANHWIAAARELDNFIVVSECYPGVSAKVADLILPTAMIYEKWGAYGNAERRTQHWKQQVVAPGEAMTDIWQMMEFSKRFKLSEVWNKEYPELDLKPVLESAKAMGYKEDDTLFDVLFANQSAKAFGSDDAMLKNQFNTEVFGDYRNVEGENGQPFKGYGFFVHKYLWEEYRKFGVGHAHDLADFDTYHRVRGLRWPVVNGKETQWRFNAKYDFYAQKLGNGKAFAFYGNQGKSMPAGSLNAPSEEKMSIDNKAKIFLRPYMDPCEMPDKQYPLWLCTGRVLEHWHSGTMTMRVPELYRAVPEALCYMHPEDAKAYNFEQNQAVWIESRRGKVKAKLDLRGRNRPPKGLIYVPWFDENVFINKVCLDATCPISKQTDFKKCAVKVYKA